The Anaerolineae bacterium DNA segment AACGACGAGTGGCTGGTGGGGCGTCGCTACTTCAGTGAGGCGTCCATGAGAAAGATCGGACAGCCGGCCGGCAGGCCCGATCCGGCTCTGGTGGCGGCCTAGACATGCACCCAACCAAGCTCCGAGGCACCGGCTCTTTTCCACCACTTGACGGGACACAACCCCCATGCCGAAGGAGATGCGGGACGACACAGCCCTGATGGACCGCATCCATGCCTATCTTCCCGGTTGGGACGTGCCTAAGACCGACAAGGCCCTACTGACCAGCCACTTCGGACTGGTGAGCGACTTCTTGAGCGAGTGCTTGACTCAGTTGCGGGCCGAGGATCGACTGTCGGCGGTGCACGGCCGCTATCGTTACGGAAGCGCTCTGAGCGGAGGGGACACTACAGCGGTCAACAAGACGGTCGATGGGCTGCTGAAGCTGCTCTACCCGGACAGAGAGATGCCTATCCCGGATGAGGACCTTGAGTGGGCCATACGGCTGGGCATGGAATGCCGCAGGAGGGTGAAGGAGCAACAGAAGCGGATCGGCAGCGCGGAGTTCCGCAACACTGCCTTCAGTTACCTGATAGGAGAGAGCGGGGTAGAGCGGTTCGTGGCGACGCCCGAGCTCTACAGCGAGAGCGCCATCGGAGGCGACCCCTTGCCCCCCGGCCAGGTCTGGGCCATTAGCTCAGGCGGCGTCAACGAGGGGTTGGGCCTGTACAAGATCGACGTCACGGTGGGGCCGGGCTCAGGGGTGAGGATCGTGAACGTGCCGGCGCCCGGTCCCTTCCGCGAGAGCGTCAAGTGCGCGGAGCAGAACCTGTTTGGCCACGTTCGGGAGCTGGTGGGGGACAGGGATCCGCGGTTGCACGAGTTCACGGTGCAGTTGCGGGCTTTCGATGTGGCGCGCAGCGGGACAGATCTGGGAGTGCCGACGCTGCTGGCCTTGTGCGGCGCCTTGCTGGGAAGGAGCTTGAGAGGTGGCCTGGCGGTGGCCGGGGGACTGAACCTGGGCGGAGGCATTGATCCACTGTACAACGCGGTGGGTGTGGCGGAACTGGCAGTGGAGAAGGGCGCAGTGACGCTCCTGGTGCCCATCTCGGCGCGGCGGCAACTCAACGAGCTGTCGGACGAGATGGCGGCAAAGGTAGACATCGTATACTACCGGGACGCAGCCGAGGCTCTTGCGAAAGCGCTGGCGGACTGAGGATGGGTGGCGACAGGCAAGCCCTCGGCCCCGGACCTATGTGGACCTGTGGGAGGTGCTGTTGTGAATCCTGTTCTCAACGAGATACACCTTCTCGACGGACTCGCCGACACCATGCCGCTGGCGGACGCAGACCGGCGGCGCAAGAGCAAGACCTGCCACGGAGGGGCAAGATGCCCAGCAGCAGCGAGGATCTTGAGCGTCTAGCCGAAGTCATCCGAGCTCGCAACGCCATCGAGACTGAGATAGCGGCCATCACCGGCCGACCCGCCCAGCTCGGCCACGTTGGCGAGTACATGGCCCCAAGGGTATTCGGAATCGACCTGGTCGAATCTGCCTCCCAGCGGTCCATAGACGGCTACTTCAGGCAGGGACCGCTGGCCGGCAGCTCTGTAGACGTGAAATCGTCCACGAAGCAGGACGGCTTGCTCAACCTGTCCACTTCTGCTGAGCCCGACTTCTACCTGGTGCTGACTGGCTCCAGGCAGGCTCCTGGACCCTCGCGCGGCCAGACCCGGCCCTGGACTATCGAGTCGGTGTATTTGTTCGAGGCCCGGGAGTTGATCGCGGCTCTTCGTGAGTTGGGAGTCGGACTGGGGATAGCCACCGGTGTCAGGCGACATCTGTGGCAGCGAGCCGAGCCGTGCCCAGTGCAGCGGAACCTGCGCCCGCCACTCAGCGAGCAACAGCGCCAGTTCCTTCGTCGCTTCGCCGGCCAAGCCTGAGGTGCCCAAGTGCCTGCCAATGGTGATCATGAGGCCTTCAGCGCCCTCTGGCACCACATCCCGTTTCAGCTCAGCCGGCAATCCCTCCGCCTCTTACGGTACCTCGTCACCCACCCCCAACCGCCGGCCGCGATCAGTGACTGCCGCGAGCTCTGGCGCCGTCATCGTGCCAACACCGAGGCCCTCTAGCATGCCTGTCCCTTCCTCGAAGTCGCGCCCCTGGCCTTCATCGGCTTCATAGCCGGCCACCGCCAGCTTCCTGCTCCGGATCAGGCGGTAGACGGTGTCTGTGCTGGATGACCGGGCGGGATGTCTGATCGAAGGCCCCAGAACGAGATGAACTACCTGGCCATGTCTGACTCCTCTGCCGATCCCGATCTGACCGTTGAGGAGTTCGAGCCCCAACACGCGGCCCGCCGCAGGGAGAATGGCGCTAGAGAAGGCCGGGCCCGCCTGAACCGCATGCTGGCGCCCGGCGCTCGCACACCTTCGCAGACGTGGCGAGAGACCCGACGTCTGCCTTGGCAGCCAGGCGTTAGCCAAACGGACAGGAGCGGGGTCCTCTCAATCGGGTAGCTCGGCGTCGCCCATCAGCAGGGCCCACAGCGCCCGGCCCCCAAACCGCCGCGCATGGTCAGGGGAGCGGCCAAACCAAGAGAGCTCCAATGTGGCAACCCGAGCTCCGAACTCGCGGCGAATGTAGGCAGCTAGACTCTCCTCGGAACCTGGCGAAGCACAAGGCACATGCGGGTCCCCAAAGTGCCAGCGTTTGCCTTGTTGGCTATCGCCAGGCCTGTAGTAGAGGAACCTCTCGCGGCGCTGGATTTCCATGCCCAGTAAACCATCGCCGCACTTGCGCTGCCAGTTGTGCACGTCAACGAACCGAGCGGGCCGCACTCTCTCCCCTGCCTTCATCATAGCCTCGTACGCGCTGTCAGCCGAGGCCGGCTTAGCCAGCAGGAGGTGCACGCCGCGGGGCCCAGTCAGCAGCGTCATGCCGTTGTGGGCCCCGGCCGGGTTGGCCATAGGCACGATGAAGAAATCGTAGTCACGACGAGCCGCCGCTGCCCAGGGGTCATCGCTGAGCAGGTAGTTCACCATACCTTCCATGGCGGAGCTACCTGCGCTCTCATAAGCACACGTGCGGGCCCGCATGAGAAAGCTCTTGTTGGCGCTTGATCGCCCCATGGACCGCCGCGGTCCGGTCTTATCGATCTCCTCCAACACCCGCATGTGCACTTCCACGTAGTACTGAACCGCCTCATCGATCTCTCCCATCGACCCCTCGTAGGCCCTCGCCCAGCGCTTCCGCCGGCCCGGCTCCGACCACCGCGTCGCCAACCGAAAGGTCTGCTCCTCGATCCAGCACCCAAGGGTGAGGAACACGTTCTCTCTATCCCCGGATAGGCCGGCTCTCCCCGGAAGTAGCAGATGTAGCGCTGTAAGGCCGAGCTCACCGTCGCCCCCAAAGGGGCGATCCTCTCCTTGCCTCCCTTGCCCAACGCCCTGACGTAGCCACTCTCAAAGAGCACGTTGCCTATCTCCGGGTCGGCCACCTCGGAGAGGCGGAGGCCGGTGTCCAGGAGCATGGTCAGGATGGCCAGGTTCCTGGCGCCACTTGCCGTGTCCCGGTCGATGGCTCCGATCAGGCTCTCTATCTCCTTAGCTAGCACGGGCGCCAGCTTCTGGGGCGCCTTGGGCACCTTCAGCTCAGCCGGTAGGTCTTCCTCGGTGAAGCCCTCCCTGTGCAGCCAGGCGAAGAAAGCCCGGATGGCCCTCACCCTGGTGCCCACGCTTATGGCCGAGAGCCCCACGCCGCGACACGGTGTAGTGGGGTGGCCATCCCACTTGTCCTTCGATTGCAGGTACAAGACGAAACCTCGCACCTCCTGGATGCCGATGCCGCCCAGTCTGGCCGGCAGGCCCTCGGCTTCCAGGTAGGCCTGGAACTGGTTGAGGCTCTCCTCGTACCAGTCGCGCGTCTTCCTGGACTTGCCCTCGATCTGGTTGTAGACATTGAACTGGCCCACCAGTGTCTCGAGAGGGATGGTGTCCTTCTCCATGTCGGCCCAGTTCAGGTTGCGGATTCCCTTTGGGGACATGATACAACTCTCCCTGCCGTACCGGCGCCGAAATGGGACGTGTCTGTGATGGGCGCGAGGTACGGGTGTAATGTCAGGGCGAGCTGAGTGTGAGGAAAGATCGAAGGCGAGGCAGGGTAGCAAAAGCGCCCTCCTCAGTTGAGGAGGGCGCTCCACAGGCTGCCAGATGACACAATATGTTGTGGGCTCGAGCGCGGTGGGTACTAGGTATTGTGGTTCAAATCGCGATAGGTGAGCCGTGTTGGATTCGAACCAACGACACCCTGCTTAAAAGGCAGGTGCTCTTCCACTGAGCTAACGGCCCTCTGTTCACTCAGTATAGCAGGGATAAGGTTCAGCGGGCAATGAACCCTGGCCTCAGGCCATTTCCACCCGCTCCTGCCGAACCGACACCCCCAGCTCGTCGCACAGCTCCCTCAGAAACAACTCCGCGTCCGTCACCAGCCCCAGAGCCTGAAAGCTGCCCCGGTCGGCCAGCTTGGTCACCACTGCCGGGTTTATGTCCACCACAGCCACGCGCACCGTCGCCGG contains these protein-coding regions:
- a CDS encoding tyrosine-type recombinase/integrase, coding for MSPKGIRNLNWADMEKDTIPLETLVGQFNVYNQIEGKSRKTRDWYEESLNQFQAYLEAEGLPARLGGIGIQEVRGFVLYLQSKDKWDGHPTTPCRGVGLSAISVGTRVRAIRAFFAWLHREGFTEEDLPAELKVPKAPQKLAPVLAKEIESLIGAIDRDTASGARNLAILTMLLDTGLRLSEVADPEIGNVLFESGYVRALGKGGKERIAPLGATVSSALQRYICYFRGEPAYPGIERTCSSPLGAGSRSRPFGWRRGGRSRAGGSAGRGPTRGRWERSMRRFSTTWKCTCGCWRRSIRPDRGGPWGDQAPTRAFSCGPARVLMRAQVAPPWKVW